A region of the Bacteroidales bacterium genome:
TAACTGTACGGTTGAAATTGAAAACGCAGAAGCCGTAAACAAAAGTTACCCCAATTTTTTCGATGACCTAAAAACCATTACTCAATAAATAATTGAAGATGAATACTTTCGGACAACTATTTAGAATTAGCATATTTGGCGAGTCGCACGGCGATGTCGTTGGAGTAACCATTGACGGAGTAAAACCCGGCATGCAGCTCGCTCTCAACGATTTTGAAGCTGATATTTTGCGCAGAAAATCGGGAGCAAAAGGCACTACGCCACGCATAGAAGATGACAAGCCTCAAATAATTTCAGGCTTATTTAACGGATTTACAACAGGTGCGCCACTAACCATAGTTTTTGAAAATAAAAATGCACAATCAGCTGACTATGAATATATTCGCAACACCCCACGCCCCAGTCATGCCGATTTTGTTGCACTTAAAAAATTTCAAGGCTTTAACGATTACCGTGGAGGAGGACACTTTTCCGGAAGACTTACATTAGCTTTGGTAGCAGCAGGAGTTATCGCCAAAAAACAGATTGGCGATATAAATATCGAAGCAAAACTGCTATCAGTTGGCGGAAGCACAGATATCGAAGCAACAATAGAGCAAGCTATAGCTGCTAACGACTCCATTGGCGGAATAGTCGAATGTAATGCAACCAATATCCCAATAGGTTTAGGCGAACCCTTTTTCAATTCGGTCGAGTCGGTAATCAGTCATCTCGTTTTTTCAATACCCGCAGTAAAGGGAATCGAGTTTGGAGCAGGATTTGCAGCTGCAGCAATGAAAGGCTCGCAACACAACGACCCACTTATAGATATATCCGGAAAAACAGAAACAAACCATTCAGGCGGAATTTCAGGCGGAATTACCAACGGCAACGACCTGATTTTCAGAGTAGCAGTAAAACCAACTCCAAGTATTGGCAAAGAGCAGTTAACCATAAATATGAAAACAGGAAAACGCGAAAGCCTTAAAATAGGCGGTCGTTATGATGCCTGTATCGCTTTGCGTATGCCTGTAATAATTGAGGCTATTACGGCAATTGCGCTTTGTGATTTAATAACGATAAATGATTAGAACACAGAAGACACAGATTAAACAGAATTTCACAGATAAGAATCCGTGCAAATCCGTTTAATCCGTGTTATCTGTGTTCTACCAAGAAAGCCGATAGGCTAAAACAGTTTACTTCGCTTCACAAGCCACGGAGAAAGTACACTGCTAAAAGGATTATCTATATCAGCCTCAACAAGTTCAATTTTATATTGTAAACATCGTTTTTTCAACTCATCGAACTTATCTTTAATCTGTTGCAAATAGTATTCGCGGTACTCGGCAGGGTTCAACTTAAAGCTTTCGCCCGTTTCCATATCAATAAGTTTATATGGGCGATTATCAAGCTCGAACATCTGTTCAGTTTTTTTGTGAGTTACGTGAAAGATTATCACTTCGTTTTTATTATACCTAAGATGTTCTAACGATTCATATATCTTATTAACAGGCGTTTGAGTAAACATATCGGTAAACAATACAACTAATGAACGTTTGTTAATAACCTCGGCTATTTGATGTAGTGTGTCGGCTGTTGCCGTTCCGGTTTTGGTTTCTGTGTTGTATTTGCTCCGCAGAATATCATCTAATTTGCTGAATATCAGTTTTTGATGACTGTTTGAAAGGTGTGGCGAAAAGTGCTCATCAACTTTATCTGAAAAAAGAGTTAACCCCACAGCATCGCGCTGACGATTAAGCATATGCGAAATAGCAGCCGCACAAAGAGCTGAATATCCAGCCTTGTGAATGGTTTTATCCGTGGGGTAAAACATTGAGCTGCTGCAATCTATCACAATCTGGCAACGCAAATTGGTTTCAGCCTCGTAGTTTTTGACAAAAAGCTTATCGGTTCTGCCAAAAAGTTTCCAGTCAATATGTCGTACAGATTCCCCCTGATTGTACACCCTATGTTCGGCAAACTCAACCGAAAAGCCGTGATACGGACTTTTGTGGATACCCGAAATAAAGCCGTCAACTATCTGGCGCGCAAAAAAATCGATACTATTCAGGTACGATAAAGATTCTATCTGTTCGGCAGTTGTTAAAAACTTATTGCTCATTTAATAAAGTATTTGTGCAAAAATAGATATTTTTTTAATGATGCATTTAATACTTGAAACTACAAATCCCATTTTCACTACATCAAAATATTGATATTGAAAAATAATTTTTATTTTTGTCAATGATATATAAAGTACAAACCATTAATAACAGATACAATGGAAATGGAAGAGAATAAGGAGTACGGGCGAGAAAGGGACGAGATTTTCTCAAAAGCTGTTAGAGCAGGGAAAAGAACATACTTTTTTGATGTTAAATCGACACGCAAAAACGATTATTACTTAACTATCACAGAGAGTAAGAAACGATTTGATCCAGATGGCGGACACTCTTTCGAAAAGCACAAGCTTTTTCTTTACAAAGAAGATTTTGAAAAGTTCAGAGAGGGATTAGATGAAGTATTTAATTATATCCAAGAAAACCTTAGTGACGAGACTTCTGAAAAACCATCAGCAGAAAATAGCGACGATAATTTTTTAAACGTCGATTTTGAAGATCTCGACAAATAGTTAATCAGCATTTAGGTATGTCTGAATATTATATTGGGGCTCATGTTAGCGCATCGGGAGGCGTTGAAAATGCACCACTTAATGCACACAGTATAGGAGCTAACGCTTTTGCTCTATTTACTAAAAATCAAAGACAGTGGGTTGCTAAACCCTTAGAACAAAGCAGTATTTCTAGGTTTAAAGAGTATTGCAAGCAATATAACTTCGACAAAAATCAGATTTTACCCCACGACAGTTATTTAATAAACCTGGGACATCCTAAAGCAGAAAATCTTAACAAGTCGCGTGAAGCATTTATTGATGAGATGGTTAGGTGCGAACAACTTGGGCTAAAAAAACTTAATTTCCACCCCGGCAGTCATTTGAACGAAATATCAGAGGAAGAGTCGTTAAAACTCGTAGCAGAGAGCATTAATATTGCTTTAAAGCAAACGAAAGGGGTAACGGCTGTTATAGAAAATACTGCGGGACAAGGAACAAACTTAGGCTATACGTTTGAACATCTTGCACTTATTATCCAAAACGTTGAGGATAAGGATAGGGTAGGAGTTTGCATTGATACGTGTCATGCCTTTACTGCCGGTTATGACCTGCTTAGTCCTGAGGGTTGGGATAATACGTGGAGTGATTTTGAGCGTATTATCGGGTTTGATAAGCTATGTGGAATGCACCTTAACGACACGAAAAAGGAGCTTGGCAGTCGCGTTGATAGACATGCCCCGTTAGGCGAAGGCTTTCTCGGTCTCGAACCGTTTAAACGAATTATGAGAGATAGTAGATTTAAAGATATACCTTTGATACTTGAAACCCCCGAAGATGACCGTTGGGAGAGCGAAATAAAACTGTTAAGGTCGTTTATTAAATAGTTATAAAAATCTTTTATTTATACATACAAACTGTTTTGTATAAATAAAAATTAATAATCAGTTAGTTTTTAAACGCTGTAATTTGTGAATCACCGTTTAATAGTTCTGAAAAAGTCTTTTATTATGGCAAAAAATCTATTTAAAGATAAACTGTGTTGGATATCTGGAGCTTCGTCTGGAATAGGAGAGGCATTGGCTATTGAGCTTTCAAAGCAAGGAGCCAAGTTAGTTTTGTCGTCAAGCAGACCCGAAAAATTGGAGAGAGTCGCTAACGAGTGTTTAAATCACACTGACTATTGTAAAATGCTCGCTTTTGACCTATCACAACCTGCTGAAGTTGAAAAATCGGCAAAAGAGTTTTTACACCTATACGGAACCCCGTTTCTTTTGATACATAACGGTGGGATAAGTCAACGTTCGATGATTTCAGAGACATCAATGGAGTTACACCGAAAAATAATGGAGATAGACTTTTTCTCTTATGTTGCGATAACTAAAATCGTACTCCCCAAAATGATTGAAGCAAAAGAGGGATATATTGCTGCAACAAGCAGTATATCAGGTAAATTCGGTTTCCCGATGCGTTCGGCGTATGCTTCGGCAAAACACGCAATACAAGGTTTTTTCGAAACATTGCGTATAGAGATGTCGGAGCATAATATCTCTGTTACAGTTGCTTATCCCGGTAGAGTTAGAACAAATATCTCTTTTAATGCACTAAAAGCCGACGGTACTCCTCACGGAGTTTTAGATCCGGGGCAGGCTGGAGGAATATCTTCCGAAAAATGTGCAAAAAAATATATCAAGGCAATATCAAAAAAGAGAGCTGAAGTGTTAATCGGTGGAAAAGAGCTACTTATGGTACATATAAAACGTTTTTTTCCTTGTCTCTTTTTCAGAATCGTTAAAAAAATCAAGCCAACGTAGAAACAAAAGAATAGGTTAAACATATAATCGTAACATAATGAATAAAACACTCAAACCAACCAATTACCCAGCTTTATATACACTTGTTGGTGTGTTCTTTTTTTGGGGATTTATTGCAGCGTCAAATGGCGTACTTATACCATTTTGTAAATCACGGTTCGAACTGTCTCAGTTTCAAAGCCAGTTGATTGATTCGGCGTTTTATTTTGCCTATTACATAGGAGCGTTTTTGCTGTTCCTCTTTTCAGTTGCAGGCAAGAAAGACTTTTTGAACTCATGGGGTTTCAAGAACGGAATAGTTTATGGTTTGATGATATCGGTTGTTGGAGCGTTTATGATGTTCCCGGCATTAGCAACAAGTAGCTTTGCCTTTATTCTTGCATCACTATTTATAATAGGACTTGGATTTTCGTTGCAACAAACAGCTGGGAATCCCTTAGCCATCGCTCTTGGAGATGAATCTACAGGTGCAACAAGGTTAAATCTTGCAGGAGGAGTTAATTCATTTGGAACAACTATCGGTCCCGTTATTTTTGCTCTGGCACTACTTGGCACAACACATTTAGATGAAAGTAAAATCCCGGGGTTAAGTTTGTCGTCAGTGCAGTGGTTATATGTTGCTGTTG
Encoded here:
- a CDS encoding chorismate synthase, with the protein product MNTFGQLFRISIFGESHGDVVGVTIDGVKPGMQLALNDFEADILRRKSGAKGTTPRIEDDKPQIISGLFNGFTTGAPLTIVFENKNAQSADYEYIRNTPRPSHADFVALKKFQGFNDYRGGGHFSGRLTLALVAAGVIAKKQIGDINIEAKLLSVGGSTDIEATIEQAIAANDSIGGIVECNATNIPIGLGEPFFNSVESVISHLVFSIPAVKGIEFGAGFAAAAMKGSQHNDPLIDISGKTETNHSGGISGGITNGNDLIFRVAVKPTPSIGKEQLTINMKTGKRESLKIGGRYDACIALRMPVIIEAITAIALCDLITIND
- a CDS encoding SDR family NAD(P)-dependent oxidoreductase; amino-acid sequence: MAKNLFKDKLCWISGASSGIGEALAIELSKQGAKLVLSSSRPEKLERVANECLNHTDYCKMLAFDLSQPAEVEKSAKEFLHLYGTPFLLIHNGGISQRSMISETSMELHRKIMEIDFFSYVAITKIVLPKMIEAKEGYIAATSSISGKFGFPMRSAYASAKHAIQGFFETLRIEMSEHNISVTVAYPGRVRTNISFNALKADGTPHGVLDPGQAGGISSEKCAKKYIKAISKKRAEVLIGGKELLMVHIKRFFPCLFFRIVKKIKPT
- the nfo gene encoding deoxyribonuclease IV gives rise to the protein MSEYYIGAHVSASGGVENAPLNAHSIGANAFALFTKNQRQWVAKPLEQSSISRFKEYCKQYNFDKNQILPHDSYLINLGHPKAENLNKSREAFIDEMVRCEQLGLKKLNFHPGSHLNEISEEESLKLVAESINIALKQTKGVTAVIENTAGQGTNLGYTFEHLALIIQNVEDKDRVGVCIDTCHAFTAGYDLLSPEGWDNTWSDFERIIGFDKLCGMHLNDTKKELGSRVDRHAPLGEGFLGLEPFKRIMRDSRFKDIPLILETPEDDRWESEIKLLRSFIK
- a CDS encoding DUF58 domain-containing protein, with amino-acid sequence MSNKFLTTAEQIESLSYLNSIDFFARQIVDGFISGIHKSPYHGFSVEFAEHRVYNQGESVRHIDWKLFGRTDKLFVKNYEAETNLRCQIVIDCSSSMFYPTDKTIHKAGYSALCAAAISHMLNRQRDAVGLTLFSDKVDEHFSPHLSNSHQKLIFSKLDDILRSKYNTETKTGTATADTLHQIAEVINKRSLVVLFTDMFTQTPVNKIYESLEHLRYNKNEVIIFHVTHKKTEQMFELDNRPYKLIDMETGESFKLNPAEYREYYLQQIKDKFDELKKRCLQYKIELVEADIDNPFSSVLSPWLVKRSKLF
- a CDS encoding PUR family DNA/RNA-binding protein, with the protein product MEENKEYGRERDEIFSKAVRAGKRTYFFDVKSTRKNDYYLTITESKKRFDPDGGHSFEKHKLFLYKEDFEKFREGLDEVFNYIQENLSDETSEKPSAENSDDNFLNVDFEDLDK